Below is a genomic region from Brassica oleracea var. oleracea cultivar TO1000 chromosome C9, BOL, whole genome shotgun sequence.
TAACCATACAGGATTTGTAGTACGCTTCATGTTGCCTCATTAAAACCTTATCAGGAAAACCCAGTGGGACAAAACCATGATGAAGGAAAAAAGAGTACAACATGCACTACTCCCCCTGATGTGAACCTCACTGTAGGTTCTACATTCTACGCATCTTGGTGCGTGACATTTCCTGTATGTATAGGATGGGAGTAATCACCCAGTTTCATTACTGAACCGTAATTAGACCATTTCGACTTCTTAGGTCGTTTCTCATGTCCTTTGACATTAAGTGTCTTGGTAAAGCATGTGTGCTAAACAATATGAACCATATTGTCCTCAGAGATCACTATTTGGTCTTTGCAAATCGTGTTTGTATGTGTCTATAGTCTAGACGTGATCGTCTACTATCAACTGCTCTTTACTTTGGCGATTTATGGTTACCATCGACCATGTATCAATCTGGCTGAATCATGACCGGGTCATAGACGTCGTCTATAAGTGTCCACTACTTGCCTTGTGGAGTTTATACGGCAGCAGACCGTTCTGCTATGCTGGATCCTTACTTAGGGGATATAATGTCGGATTGCAACCTGATGGTTAATCTTTTGTTTCTACTAGTCCGTGATCAAGGGATAAGGCCCGGATGCCTTTTAGCCGATGGGCCGGACGTTTTTAGTCGGAGTGTTGGCCGCCTTTAGCCAGAGGGTCGGACGCCTTTAGCCGGGCACCCATATAGATTTATTCTATGCCTCTTTTAGGTTTAGTATAATCACAAGGAATTTCAAGTATATGGATTGTATTGGATTGTCTTTTATACAACTCCAANNNNNNNNNNNNNNNNNNNNNNNNNNNNNNNNNNNNNNNNNNNNNNNNNNNNNNNNNNNNNNNNNNAGACTTTAGAATCTTAGTCTTATAGATAATGGCTTACTTGGCCGAACCTTTTATGGTAATGGCCTCTCTGGCCGGTTATGGCCCTTGCGGCCGACCTGTTCATAACATGGTCTTCTTTGGCCGAGTAATAGCCTTATGGTTTGGCCGTTTTTAAAACATGGCCTCTACGGCCGAGAAATGGCCTTTTATGGCCGAGCCATTTGTAACATGGTATGGCCTCTACAGCTGAGGAATGACCTTTTATGGCCGAGCCATTTATAACATGGTCTTTAGACCATAGTGGTACACGAACTTGTAGTATTGATCATGGGTTTCATGGGTTTATCCTCTCTCCCCCTCATGACCATACTATAAGTTCGTGGTGCTTGGGACAATTAAGCCTAATGAGTTTCCCTTTGTGTACATGTTTCACAACGTGAGATCTTTTACGGAATAACTCTGTGCCTTTTCAATCTTTGCATCGAGTTTAGACTTTCGGATGGCTAATCCTATCATGCCATATAGTGTAAAATTTCGTGGTGTATCTCAATATGGTCACCACGGTTCTTGCCTCTCATCATACTGATCTTATAGCATAGTTTAAATTAGTAGAGATCATTACAATGTATAAGCCGGCCTCACAATCTATATTACTCCACACGGCTTTCTAGGATTCATCCTAATCCAATGCCTCAGGATATCTCATCTCACTGTTCTGTTGCTCAATGCATCTTTTCTGAAGTTTCTCAAATCTGTCAATGATATCTTTAACTTTCTGCTTTCTTTGCTCAGTTGCCAATAGATATGAATAGATATGACAATAGGTCATTATAGGTTGTGAAAACCTTAGCTGTATATGATAGCAACCGATCCTTTGGATGGAATGTGGAATATGTTTTATACAGTAGATCATTATCTGTAACCACTTCATCACATAGTTCAAGACTATGGGCGATTTTCATTAGAGCAGAATCGTATTCTTCCACGGATTTAAAATCCTGGAACCTGAGTATCTTCCAATCATTCATGGCTTTTCGCCATAATTCCATTGAGTATATGGATTTTAGTTTTATCCAAAGATCATAAGGATCCTCAATACTTTCGTACTTATTTCTCAGTTCCTCAGTGAGATGATAGCGCATAATTGTTATGGCTTTATGCTTTTCACTTTCAATTTCATCATTTCTCTCAATGATACATTTCCCGAGTCCTCTAGACTTCAGGGCAATTGAAGTGTTCATTTCCCATTCTGGATAATTATCTCCAGAGATATCTAGGGCAGCATAATCCGAAGGCTCAAATCTCGACATTTGAAATCATCAATAAATTCATGATTTAGAATTCTTGCAACCAATCAGTGCATATGATTTCATAAGTCTTATCTATAATACTTTAGGCCACACGGCTTTTCAATATGATGCTTAGGCCATATGGCTTTGCATTGTGATGTTTATACCTCACGGCTATTATGTGATACAACGATCTTAAGGATCGGATCATAATGCAATCTGGTTTATATAACCATTCGGCTACTAGACCACATGGTCACTTTGATATTCACTAAGCCACACGGCTTTTAATCAATCAAGGGCACAAGGCCGCAAGTGTGAGCAATGCATTAGGCCACACGGTCATATACTAAACAGGATTTAGATTCAATTCTATTTCTTAGTTGTATATCTATTAAGTTTTAGAATTAAACGATCTAGCAACCTAACTCTCATTCAATATGTAAATTCTTTAAATCAATCTTTCAATCTTTAAGTAATGAGAGATTTAAGGTTTCAAGGACTTTAGGAATATCAATCAAGATTAAGGGTTTCAAGGCCTTAAGGATTTCGAATCTTGAGATTAGATCTATTAATCAATCTATCAATCCTAACATCTCAGATCATCAATCATCAAACAAAGACATTTTAAAACCGAATTTAAACTTTTTAGGGTTTCAGTTTGAATGATTTAGATTCGAATTTAAACAATCCTATCAATAGCTCTAGGTGATCAAACAATCAAAGTTCAAATCAAACAATTTAAAACCGATTTTCCAAAATTAGGGTTTTTAGGGGATTTCGAAAAACTTTGATCTTTGATCAAGGGGATTTTATTTGAGATTCAAATTCATTAAGACTTTGATTTTAATTGATCAATGGATCAATCTCGAATTATGGTTTAGAAGATCAGACTTATTCGAGCTCCGATTTACTCTTTATNNNNNNNNNNNNNNNNNNNNNNNNNNNNNNNNNNNNNNNNNNNNNNNNNNNNNNNNNNNNNNNNNNNNNNNNNNNNNNNNNNNNNNNNNNNNNNNNNNNNNNNNNNNNNNNNNNNNNNNNNNNNNNNNNNNNNNNNNNNNNNNNNNNNNNNNNNNNNNNNNNNNNNNNNNNNNNNNNNNNNNNNNNNNNNNNNNNNNNNNNNNNTTGGCGTCTGGTCGCGGATGTGCGCCGAGGACGTCGGACGCGTCTTCTTCTTGAGTTTGCGAGCGGGTTGATTGGTAACTCAAGCTGGCTATGATGTGAACTGGAAACTGAGGTCGTCTAGGATCAGGAACACCTTAGGGCTAGAGTTGATCGGGTGTTTGTAAGCCAGAACGCAAGCAAGAACAATTTGGGGTTTTTTCGGAATTAGGGTTCCAAAAGACCAAGACGGTGCCGAGTATTGTTTCTGTGAGTGTGGGCGCGTCTGAGATCGGATCGACGAACGATTTGCGGTGATGGATTTGTCTCGTCAAGTGCTTCAATTTGATATGTGGCTCGTCGTCTGGTTCCTCAGGGTTTGAGAGATAGATCGATTTTATGTTGCGCCTGTTTTAGGGTTTATGTGTGACGGATTTTAGGTTTGGTTTTGTCTCAGGGTTTTGGAGTCTATCGTGCTGATAACGTGTTGTAATTAGAGAGTTTAGATACTGAATATTTCTGTGTTCTTATTAATGATCAAGGGGGTTCCTTTATATAAGGATTACAAGATGAAGATAAATGGAAATTATCCAAAACTTAAACTCACTAGGATTAGGAAAACTACTCATACATAATAATGGAAAGATTACATCTACTAGGAAAAGAAAAGGGTTTCTTTTTCTCTAAGCTTTGTGGTCGCATTTCTCTCTACTGAAGTCGGCTCTCTCTCTCTCCTCTCTCTAGGCTTCGGCCGTCCCTCCATCTTCTAGGTATTGGGCCGGTGTTGGACCGGGCCTGGTTAGTGGCAATCCACTCCATGATTTATAACAATATATAATATTATGTATATATCATCAAGTTGGGAATTTTTCTTTATGAACTTTATGAAGTTGATACTTTTCCATACATAGACCGTATATGATGAAACAACGAATGCATGCATTTAACTCTTCAGTTTTTTTTTTCTCTGTGGCACAATGGCCTAGTAGTTTCTGAGGCAGTCGCTGGGTTCGATCACGCTTGGTGAGATGGCAGCAGAGGTGATGCGACCACTGACCCACTCGCTCCTCTCATTTAACTCTAAATGGATAAATTATTTAATCGATATATGATTCAAGCTTGATAATGGTGAAGACGTTTGGCTAGTCAGTCCATTCAACTGAAGTCTCGTCTGAAGCTATAAACTCTAAAGAAGCTGCTAAAAGCGTGTTGAGAATAGTCAGTAATTGTCCTTATTGGATTGAGTCATGCTGGTCTATATACAATAAATAATTTATTGATCAACTAGAAAATAGGTCAATAATACAGATGGTTAACCACAACAGCAGAATATTAATCATTCCTCCTGATAATAGTCCAACACACCAATCCATACCTCTCTTGTCTGCACACATCTTGTGAGTTGTGTATTTAGTTATTTAAACGAAACTTATGAGTGATATCCCTTAAAGTCAAGACTTATAATTTTATAATAGCGATGCGTTTATAGTTTATATAAAACGATTGATGTCCAAACCACGTTTCACTTCCTATAAGATGAAGATTTTTGGCTGAAATAAATAATTATGGTCAATATTTGCAGAAAATTGGGTAGTAACGTTACTAAAGATTAGATGCAATATAAATGTGATTGCTTTATAGGTTTGATGGGCACTGGGCAATCAATGACTTTGTGCTGTCAACGTGCTATCGTATTGAATAGTATATGTTATTTCTTTTGGTCAATTGAATGTTATTTAGGATTAACAAAAGAGACATTTAGAGATTGCTACAAAATCTGGCCCAATAAGATAATGGGATAATAGCCCACTATATTCAGCACTCCAATAAGATAATGGGATAATGGCTCTATACAAAAGAACTCTACACATTTCATGCTCAAATCAAAACCACACATAGCAGGACACTTCTGTGCAAGCCCTTCAAAGGACTTTTGAAACCCTATTCACATCAAAAAGAGGCTACAACCACTCGTTGATCACTACGCCAATCAAGATGATCAAAGGCAACATAAGGGCATGATTATCGGCGTCCCAAACCGCGTCCTTACAGAATTAAACCGAAAAATTAAATCGAAATGAAATAAAAATGAAGAAAACGAATGTTAATTAAGAAGTTTTTGTCTCCGTCCTTAATGGCACGTGTCATCGCGCGAGGGAGTGTGCGGATTAGGGTTGGGAAAGCGGAGTCGAGTCATTCTCATCCTCTCCCTTCTCTCTCTCGACGACGATCTCGGTCTCACCCCGTTCCCTCTCCCGATCTCTGTCTGACACGAACCGTTATCTCCCCCGATCTCTGTCTCAGCCGTTCCCTCTCTCGAGCTCTATCTCCGCCGATCTATCCGTCTCCGCCGATCTATCTCTCCGGCTCTGTCTCCCGATGTTTCCTCTCTCCGCTGAGTCATCTCTCTGCCGTTTAATCTCTCCGCCGGTTGGAATCGAAATAAGGTAACGCTCAATCCTCTGTCCTCGTCGTTGTAACCGATAGTATGTGGTTGTTTTATATTTTATCGTGGGTGATGTTTGTGATTGTATGTGGTTGTTTGTGATTGAATCATGGGTGATGTGTGACAGAAAAATTCTTGTTAGTTTATCAGTGATTGAGGAACTCGTAGTAGATGATTAGTTTGAAACTGATAGCACTAGATGATGAATTGAACTACATAAACTTGATAAAATTCAATTTTCTTTGAAACTGATAGTAGTAGATTGAATTGTAGTTTGTTTGAAACGAAATTCAGTAATAAATCTAGTCAACTTGTTAAGTTCCACTTGATAGCTTTTAAGTTGCGTAGTCTGTAACAACTTTTGATTAGACAACGGTAGTTTATGGTTGAGCATTAACACTAGAACTTATTACACTTAACACTTGAACCTATTTAACCCCAACCATCCAACATCTTCTTTACTCAGCTCTCGACTTAGCTAAAACCAGTAACCAAATAGTTTTTTCCTCTATAATCCCTTCTCTGTAGTAATTGCCATGGATTCAAGGAATCCATATAGCCAGTCCGCTAGCTATCTAGGCCTTCTTCACAGTCAACAACCAAGTGTTGTCCATGAAAACTTTCCTTTTGAAAGTTTTCATTCTCGTACTGTTAACCTTGGAGCATCTGAACTCCCTCCTTTCAGTTCACAACAAACTGACCCTCCAACTCAACCTGAAGTCACACCTGTAGAGCGTAGGGAGAGAAAGAAATGGACCCCGGCTGATGACGAGGTTTTAATCAGTGCGTGGCTAAACACATCTAAGGATGCTGTTGTTGCAAATGATCAAAATGCACGGACCTTTTGGAAAAGAGTTGGAGAATATTATGCATCAACTCGTCATGCTACAAAGGGTGAGAAGAGGGAGCATATCCATTGTAAGCAAAGGTGGCACAAAATAAATGAGCTCACCAACAAGTTATGTGCCGCATTTGCTTCTGCAAAAAGACAACAAGCCAGTGGCCAGAATGACACTG
It encodes:
- the LOC106314525 gene encoding glutathione S-transferase T3-like; the protein is MDSRNPYSQSASYLGLLHSQQPSVVHENFPFESFHSRTVNLGASELPPFSSQQTDPPTQPEVTPVERRERKKWTPADDEVLISAWLNTSKDAVVANDQNARTFWKRVGEYYASTRHATKGEKREHIHCKQRWHKINELTNKLCAAFASAKRQQASGQNDTDVLKLAHQIFYADHNTKFTLEHAWCVLRFEQKWLSLNTPKPSGSLKRKTGCP